One part of the Lotus japonicus ecotype B-129 chromosome 2, LjGifu_v1.2 genome encodes these proteins:
- the LOC130740517 gene encoding uncharacterized protein LOC130740517, which translates to MTEAHSPPRTSAYLDALCQAIHKKLQRALANSSQRRNLLQELFADVALEVDDRAKDVIVNKEEDAISSAEYVNDGPLCFYDVLADYFVRVPESGKPILDMIVQLWSQSFASHIFALLFHKWLFEVHLDNPDVLLRYSSALVQGATNVFWIDIQTNTRRFQSLFRYLLDDVALHHSRLNKIPVQAQRDMYLLLSRFILFYNSAGKLGSFFKQCPVFQTAFLVGGPADIFVTELTDQLLKLKVEPVLLHYLSEIKVLQGMELRMTTSTRLKTCLYSFTSPGGPMYPTRAVRHAAWDALDFLFPVGQYPRHLISLFFRLLYPWYWPSSCWYFAISCLQAIFNSLLRLIFSSWEKIAKPKSQ; encoded by the exons atgaccgAAGCTCATTCCCCGCCGCGAACCTCCGCGTATCTCGACGCTCTCTGCCAAGCGATCCACAAGAAGCTCCAGCGG GCACTCGCAAATTCTTCGCAGAGGCGCAATTTGCTGCAGGAGCTCTTCGCCGACGTagctttggaagttgatgaccGAGCCAAAG ATGTAATTGtgaacaaggaagaagatgcGATTTCTTCTGCAGAGTATGTGAATGATGGTCCGTTGTGTTTCTATGATGTGCTTGCTGATTATTTTGTACGAGTTCCTGAGAGTGGCAAACCTATCCTTGACATGATTGTTCAACTCTGGAGTCAATCATTTGCTTCACATATATTTGCTCTCCTCTTTCACAAATGG CTATTTGAAGTTCATCTTGATAATCCAGACGTGCTCCTCCGGTATTCATCTGCTCTGGTTCAAGGAGCCACAAATGTTTTCTG GATTGACATTCAAACAAATACAAGGCGTTTCCAATCTCTATTCCGT TACCTCTTGGATGATGTTGCATTACACCACAGTCGATTGAATAAAATTCCTGTCCAG GCTCAACGAGATATGTATCTTTTGCTCTCAAGGTTCATTCTATTTTACAATTCAG CTGGTAAACTAGGTAGCTTCTTTAAACAATGTCCTGTCTTTCAAACTGCTTTCTTAGTTGGCGGTCCGGCAGATATATTTGTGACTGAACTCACTGATCAG CTTCTGAAGTTGAAGGTGGAACCAGTGCTTCTGCATTATCTCTCAGAAATTAAGGTTCTTCAGG GAATGGAATTGAGAATGACTACAAGTACGAGATTGAAAACGTGTCTATATAGTTTTACTTCTCCTGGTGGTCCAATGTATCCTACTAGAGCTGTTCGTCATGCTGCCTGGGATGCATTAGATTTTCTCTTTCCG GTGGGACAATACCCTCGACATCTCATAAGTCTATTCTTCAGGTTGCTCTATCCATGGTATTGGCCCTCGTCCTGTTGGTACTTTGCAATTTCTTGCCTCCAGGCAATTTTTAACTCCTTGCTGAGGTTGATATTTTCTTCGTGGGAGAAGATTGCCAAGCCAAAATCACAATAG